From the Ammospiza caudacuta isolate bAmmCau1 chromosome 1, bAmmCau1.pri, whole genome shotgun sequence genome, the window ACCATGTTGTATGCAtaattattaagaaaaatattaaaaaataaacacattaatATGAAAACTGTGCATAATTACTGAAAATCTCCCTAAAACAGCATTTAAGCTGGAAGAGGCAGCCTGTattattgattaaaaaaataaaaattgcccCTTAAATACAGCACCGTTTCAAAAAAATACACTGATATTCTACagtagaaaaaaatgtatataaacAACACTAGCTAGGATAATACTACAGGACACTTTATTTGTAAGTTCATAGTTGCTTATTAATGGTAACATATcatacagtatttttaaaaaagtttttcaAAAATTGTAGATGCGATTTCAATATCTAGcaaacttcaattttttttgaATGGTAAATTCAGCAACACAATAGCCTCAATGATTAGAAACTACTTGGTGAGCCAAAACTAAGTTCTCAAACCCTAATGTGACTGCATCTCCAATAAATACATCATAATGTACTTTAATATAAAATTCAAAAGATCTGCCATTGTATTTCAGACATCATGCACTGTAGATTCAGGGACTATCACTAATTGGAAAGTAAGCATACTAATGGTAAAAGTTCAAGTGATTCAATTGAatcatttcagttttaaatactttaaatataaagaaaacatttgtacTGTGTCCATATTGGTTGGTCCCAACGATGAAAGGCATTTGCTTAAAAGTGTAGATGTGTAAACATGATCTGTCacatttaaactaaaaaaaacaaaaaatccatttttttgaCAAGTAACTTCTTGTCAAAACATGCAGTTAAAGTTACTTACACATTAACAGATCTAAacacaaaagtaatttttgggAATACCAGTATTACATTTGCTAGCTTCAGGCCAGCCTTTAAAACTCCACAGGTAAGATCTATTTAGAAAGATCTACATATTCTTTGTGCTCTTGCAACTGAAATGACTATATGCCTGAAACTGGAGCTCTAATTTAGAGCATGGCCCAGaatgaaaagcagaatgaaaaagaaagccTTGAAATTCTGCAAGTACTTCATTTTCAAATAACCactctttgaatttttttaatcaattctAAAAACTATTTCCCCTAAAAAAATCCATCCCGCTATGCTAGCTGTTTCTGCATATTTACAAATAATCCCCCCAAAACAGGGGATGATGGAAAAACTCTGATACATTAAGAAAACTATATATAACTTCGCATTAATTGTTAATGCAATTTACAacaatttcactgttttatCCATAAAATGTGCCACTTTAAATCAATGTCTTCATTAACTAAGACTACAGTTGAAATTATACAATGTAAACCAGAGGTAACATGCATCACCTCAGTTTAATAATCCAGTATATcacaaaaaaaacaaataatgaaaagaGCATCATGTAGCATAATAGCTTTGTCTGGCTTCCTCTGGAGAGTGTTCTCAGTCTGCCCATAGTTGCACCTAGAAGTCCACCCGTAGAGTCAAAATCATTCTCCTATATTTAAAAAAGATacaaccaagcaaacaaaagagaaaaaaacatgtaACTCTGAGAGAAAAGTACCCTTACAGCTCACTCAATAtagttttccctgttttttcaaAGTTTCcaaaactaaaattattttagaggCAAAACTATCACCCATTTATCCAGTGCTATTATTACCCCAAGCCAAAGCAAAGTGTAAgcaaaaaaggcatttctgaCTCTCTTGTTTTTCGCTTCCTTCTTCTATTCTTGAATACAATTAAATATAGAAGTGCCTTTTTAATGATACTTGACATTTGCTGATTAAAAACCTATACTGATATCCGAAGCATAAAGATCTAAGTTGTGCCTTAGGAGTAATGTATTTGCACATCTTATCTTTTTGAACAGAAATACTGATACTGCTGGCAGATCAGTCACATGTTGCAGTCAACAATAAGCTGTCAAAATTTTAATACCAATGTTTATACTAAAAGACAGGATGCTTTACATTATTAACTTTTAATCCTGACCCATATTTAAAGAAAGGCAGTTATTCAATACTTACCATTTCTGATAAcattttattctggtttttaaCTTCTGTTCCAATTTCAATGGAAAgctacaaaaacaaaacaaaaaaaacccaaaaagtaTTAAATATGAAGAATCAGTTAATACACAGATTGGAGAATCCACTCAAAAAATACATGACATGACTAACATTTTCCCCAGTGAAAGCAATACCTGGtattttcaaaaaacaaaataacatgCACAGTATTCTATCAATAACCCTTAGGGAAATAAAAGATTTTCCATTTGACTAGATGAGTCTAAAGAGTCACTGGAAGTACTCAATGTCTCACTTCCCCTTTTCCAGATAATGTCTTACATGAATTATTGGACAGActtaaaaaaactcaaaatctAGTCAAGTCTCAAGCAGCAATTACCCATTCCTGGAACAACTGTTAAAactgctggcacacagcagaGAGAACCATGAGCATTGGTTTgactccaggtgctgctggagctgacaCTCATAACCTGCAAACACATCTCTTTGACAAGCTGCTGTGCTATAAACAGGAGGACTTTCCTCAGTGAACTTGTGTAGCCCTTCTCTGCTTTATGTCACagaacaggaggaggaaagctgcACTAGAGCCAGTCCTGAGACAGTGACCAGCGCCAGCAACAGCCTGGGCAAAAGCCTGAGACAGGTCCCAGGCCAAGCCAGAACGTGAAGTGAGGGAGGAATGGGTTAGGGTTGGAATCAGGGGGGAATGAgaccaggcacagctggagctgcaacaTCACAAAGGTGAGAGCCAGCCAGAAGAGCCTTGGCTTAAAGCAGCTCTGGAGGTAAACAGGGGAGAACTGACACTGAGCCTGACTCTGTTACCAGCACACTGGCCTTGAACAACTGCTCAGTTCCTGGGGTGGAGGGAAATGCACTCCAGGCCCCCATGCTTTGGATTAGCCAAAACCCATTTGTTTTCACATGTCAGAACTTGAGTCTCATTATCTCGTACTGATGCATTTCAAACAAGAGTGACACTGATTTTACATGAGGCTTCTTGGATTATGTGAAGGCTATTCCATATGCCAAAATTATCCCATTGCATTAAAAGACAGAACTACAGAAAGATCTCCTTGGGAAACCATGAACTGCTCTTTTGACATACATGGATTTTGAAATGTGACATACCACAGCAGGAGACAAGAAATGAAATTTGATAACAAAGgtcaaagcttttttttttaccctttaaCTTGCTCCAAATTCTTATTCTAAACctgtttaatttctctttgaGACAAAACCAATTTAAAGCAACAGTATTAGCAGTAAAACTTCGAGTGAGTTCAGGCCTAAAAAATTCACTGGAATGTTGTTTATAAAACTTAAAGCTTTTAAGAACAAGAAATCCACAGAACTTTAATCTCAGAGCTGTCTTTCAGTTAGACTTGTTTGAAAGAAGTCCTCAATCTGTGAAAGGAATCAGAATCATTGGAACACCAAACTTCTCCTTCAGAGGATATTAGCAGGCTATTTCTAAGAGCTGTTTTCACATTACATATTTTTTTACTGCAACTCCCATTCCCCGTTCCTCTGTACCACTGAGATttaagaaacagagaaaattggGAGTGAAGCTGAGcccaagaaaaaaggaaaggtagTGGCAAGCCTTTTTAAGTCTTTTATTTCTCACTACTCTACTGATTTGATTGTCAATAAATTCATTTCCCCAAGTCAAGTCTGTTTTGCTTATTATGGTAgttggtgagtgatctctccctgcccttatGTTGATGCATGAACTTTTCATTGTGCTTCTTCCTCCCTTGTCCATCCACCTGAGGAGCAACTTTGGTAGGCACCTGACATCCAGCCAGGTTAACACATCAcagttttaaatttctgttgTAAACTAAGTCTGCTGCTTCCCTGATGGATATACCTGAATTTCCTGCTGTGGTGACACCACTGCAGTTAAATACGTACCGATTTAATGGCACTGACTTTTGAACGCAGACTTTCTGTTAACCTGTCGTTCTCCTCTTCATAAACACTGTAGCCACTGTTGGTATAGCCAtagctccctgcagctgctccatcacctGCAAACACAACAGTCAGCAGGCAGGCTTCCTTCAGAACTCCCTGCTGAAACACCCATCCCCTCTCCAGAAACAGCACGCAGCTGGGTGGCCTCCCCATCAGTCTGACAAAGGAAAGGACTGAACACTAAGCACCATCAAATACCCACTTCTTAATGATACACTGCCTAACACCTCTCCTGATTCCCTAAGAAGTGTTCCCAAGACTTGTTTGATTTCATGAAAATACCACTGCACAATACAAATCTGAAGTGTAGGAGTAAATCTAAGGTAGTGTCAGACACACCTGGTTCAGCCCCAAATACTTTCTAGGAGGAAGTCCTAGGACTCAGTCATACACTTCAGAGGTGTGAACATCTCCTCAGCTTTACAGAGCCGTCACAGCACCCACGGGGTTGCAGAACATGACGTGGGAGTTCAAAGTTTCCTTCTAGTCATCAACATGACTGCTGGCTGAAAAATGAGGCCTAAGCTGCCCAAAACACTCAGCAGGAATTCTGCAAGGATTTCTCAACTTGCACCAGATTATATCTGCAATAAATTTATAACAGTGGATATTCTTGGTTTTTTTACTCCCTGAACATGGCAGGGAAACACAgaagcacttaaaaaaaaccccaaatgaacAATTTCTGAATTTGGGAAGGACTTGACAGAAGAGCAATAAATCTGTCTATTCATGGGAACACAGCTCAAACTAATATGGTGTTAGAACAACTGAACAACAGCACAACTAAATGGGGCAAGActatttacaagagcatgtagtgacaggacaagggcaaTGGGTTTAAATTGAAAGACAGTACGTTTAAATTCAATACTAGAAAAGAATGCTTTACTGCGAGGGTGGTGGGGCACcggaacaggctgcccaaagaagttgtggatgcccccccatccctggaagtgttagttcaaagccaggttggatgggcctctgagcaacctggtctagagGAAGGTGTCACGGCATGGGGGGTGGACCTAGATGGTCTCTGAAGTCACTTCCAAACCAAATCCTATGACAAACACAAACCTGTCGCTGCTCGGTAAATCCAGCCGGGCCAGaaggagaggcagaggcagggctgacggcccttcccctccaagctcccgagccctgccagcaccctgcccccagggcagagccagcaccctgtccccagggcacagctcccctCACGCCTCCCGCGCCCCCAGCCCTGACAGGGGCCGGGCCCTGCCCGTGTCgaagcccggcccggccccgccgccgcgcTTACCCAGCCCCGCGCGCCTCATGGCTCTGCCCTAAGCTGCCGCGGGAGGAGCGGGATGacgagcaggaggaggaagaggaggatgaggaggaagaggaggatgaggaggatgaggaggaggccGGAGCGCCGCCGGGACGCGGCGGGGTTGGCGCGGCGGCCGCGGACCCTTCACCCGCGAGCGCCACGACAGCGCTGCGCGCGCGGACCGCTGGGTGCGCGCCCGGGGCGCGACGGGGCCGCGcgggggctgctgggggctgtAGTCCTGGCCTAGGGCCGCAACAGAATgccaagaaaattaaaattaagtgCTGAGAGgagcttttaatttcttttttttcctctgtgaaaaacgccaatcacttgtttttaaaattttaaaagtttaataggaataaaatggttataaaagtagtaatacaattagagtaataataatttggacaatttgaaatAGGACAATATAATACTacagagacaaagagttacggacgtccgggtacctttttctaGGCAGTacgagcccgaaaaaggacgcacgttaacagaggattaagCCTTAAAAACAAGAACttgttgcatattcatatacctcatacatgatgcataaattccattcaagtAAAGGATACTATCTGGTCattgtcaacttcttcctctgaatcctaacagcaccttcgaggcaggaagaagttctcttcttctgataagagagcagtaaattctttttctctgaaagatttaggtgtcctgtggctgctatttcgctgcaagtcctttcttttaaaaagtatctTACACAGCATAGTTTCTATTCCAACTTTCTTTTATAACCccaaactatatttaacacactactcAAGAGAATcaatacagcattactttctaacacaacacatataatatttttaatatttgcgagaagccaatcataaaatacacatttttcacattctCCCTCCACTGTTTATTTAGAAGTAAAAAGTGTGCCACTGCAGCATACAGACACTTAGACTGGAAACTTGAAGAATACAGTCACTTGTATTATTGAATGtgatttaaattttgttttcaaagataATTTCTccttcattcattcattcaccTCTTGCAATGCATTAGCACATAggggttttttctgcttatATGAAGGATGTGATTGactgaatttaatttatttgccAGGATGATACCAGAAGGATTTATCAGAACTCCAGTGTAAAGCAAACACCACTGAGTCCATTCAGAATTTGCTATTTCAGGGGTAGTGTCCACTGGATTAAAGAAGCTGAACTGCCTTTCCAGATACAACAGGCTGCCTTCTCATTAATTGTTCTGGTGTTTGTCTTCTGGTACAAACTGGGACCCTCAATATTGGACCAGCACCTACTTGCATTGTACAAAGTATTTAAACACAGACCACAGCTCCTTTTTCAGGAAGCTTGCAGTACACCAGGAGCCTTCACCTAGGCAGACAGAGTTGTAGAAGGAAGAGTAAAATAGTTCTGGTCAATAAGAAGGCCCATGGCATCCTGCTGACCTCCTGTGTAATTGCTGTAAGACACCCCAAGTCTCCAGTGAATAAACCCACAAATACTGCAGCATGTCTTCTCTCTCCCTTTGTGGAAGTGCATTTGAGACCTTAGTCTTGTATCTGTCCAAATTCTGGACAGATGTTAAGAAgctgatttatttctttctctgtcacCTCTAGATGCCTGTGTCTCAAAGAACATTGCAAAGAGTAAAGTTAGTTAatgcagaaaacaaatatttatttcattattgaTAATTTAAGCAGTTTATCCAAAATTTCAAGTGCAGCATCATTTGCTCATCTAAAACAGAAGAGAAGGCCAAGGAGAAGAAatgagctgcagagctgtctcCTGTCATGGGATTCCGTCTGGAGCTCAGCAATTCTTACTGGAATTTGCTAGCTGCCATTATTGATAACCTGAGACTTGATTTACAGCAGTTCAGGCAAATGCATCAGTTGTTTCAAAGATGGCAAAAGTGCTATCACCAGATTGAAGCTCAAAGATGGAGCCCTTTGAGGTAAAACCATCTGAAGTTCACAGACAGGCCCACTTTTTACCTTGCTGGGGCAAAGAGGTCTCTTGAAGGATTTCATGCTTAGAGCAGCAAAATCTAGATGttgaaaatgcaaagaaaattaacagATTCTGAGTAAACCTTCTTCCTGAGTGCTTCAGATTTGAGCTAGGGCTCTGTTAGGAGCAATGTCCTCATCAGAATTTTTGAAGAAGGGCTAGTGTGACAGTCTATACAACAAGTAATCAGAGAGTTAAAACTGAAGGTTTAGGAGGCAGTAGGAAATGTTTTTGTAACAACTGGCCCGACACTCTCTCTCTTTATTAGGtgtaattttatttacatttttgtcTTCATACACCATCCAAGAAAATTATTGCATTTGGTGACATTGCTGTatgaaaa encodes:
- the BET1 gene encoding BET1 homolog, giving the protein MRRAGLGDGAAAGSYGYTNSGYSVYEEENDRLTESLRSKVSAIKSLSIEIGTEVKNQNKMLSEMENDFDSTGGLLGATMGRLRTLSRGSQTKLLCYMMLFSLFVFFVIYWIIKLR